One genomic window of Euwallacea fornicatus isolate EFF26 chromosome 7, ASM4011564v1, whole genome shotgun sequence includes the following:
- the ND-75 gene encoding NADH-ubiquinone oxidoreductase 75 kDa subunit, mitochondrial, with protein MLRTALGKVLTGSQVSPKHVAVVSRAASTQPPKKPEQVEVFIDDIPVKVDPGTTVLQAAALVGVEIPRFCYHERLAVAGNCRMCLVEVEKSPKPVAACAMPVMKGWRIKTNSEMTKKAREGIMEFLLVNHPLDCPICDQGGECDLQDQSMAFGSDRSRFVDIDHTGKRAVEDKDLGPLIKTIMTRCIHCTRCIRFASEVAGVDDLGTTGRGNDMQIGTYVEKMFLSELSGNVIDLCPVGALTSKPYSFTARPWEIRKIDSIDVLDAVGSNIVVSSRTGEVMRIMPRVNEEINEEWIADKSRFSYDGLKRQRLVTPMLKDNKGELKPVDWEAALLTVAKQIKNAGSSIGAVAGGLADAEVLVAVKDFLNRLGSEALCTEHTFPMDGSGTDLRSSYLLNNGIAGAEDADFVLLVGTNPRFEAPLLNSRLRKAYVHNELDAALIGPKVDLRYNYTHLGNSPSILQQLTGGQHDICKKLQSAKKPLIIVGSEVLERPDGSAILAAAQKLSASARPQEESWKVLNILHKVASQVAALDIGYSPGVNKIRELNPKVLFLLGADEGAIEKSDLSNDTFVIYLGHHGDHGASVADAILPGAAYTEKQATYVNTEGRAQQTLAAVAPPGRARDDWKIIRALSEIVGAKLPYDNMNEIRGRLEEVAPHLIRYGEAENANFFKQAQELAKSIKTQLDSAPFDVKLKELSDYFMTDSISRASPTMAKCVQAVLKQKQSKF; from the exons ATGTTGCGTACTGCCTTGGGGAAGGTCCTAACGGGGAGCCAAGTCAGTCCCAAACATGTGGCTGTAGTGTCAAGGGCTGCCAGCACTCAACCACCTAAAAAACCTGAACAGGTCGAAGTATTTATCGATGATATCCCAGTTAAAGTTGATCCTGGAACTACAGTATTACAG GCTGCTGCATTGGTGGGGGTAGAAATTCCCCGATTTTGCTATCATGAAAGACTAGCTGTAGCTGGAAATTGTCGGATGTGTCTAGTTGAAGTGGAAAAGAGCCCCAAGCCTGTAGCAGCATGTGCCATGCCTGTAATGAAgg GTTGGCGTATTAAAACCAATTCtgaaatgacaaaaaaagcTCGGGAAGGAATTATGGAGTTTCTGCTTGTTAACCACCCCTTAGATTGTCCCATTTGTGATCAAGGGGGCGAATGCGATTTGCAGGACCAAAGTATGGCTTTTGGGTCAGATAGATCCAG ATTTGTAGATATAGATCATACAGGAAAACGTGCGGTTGAAGACAAGGACCTGGGTCCATTGATCAAAACCATCATGACTAGATGTATTCATTGTACAAGATGCATTAGGTTTGCCTCAGAGGTTGCTGGAGTAGATGATTTAG GCACCACTGGACGAGGAAACGATATGCAAATAGGCACTTATGTGGAGAAAATGTTCCTTTCAGAACTCTCTGGAAATGTAATAGATTTATGCCCAGTGGGAGCCTTGACAAGCAAACCTTATAGTTTCACTGCTCGGCCTTGGGAAATTCGCAAAATCGATTCAATTGACGTCTTGGACGCTGTGGGATCCAACATAGTTGTGTCCTCCCGAACTGGAGAAGTGATGAGAATCATGCCCAGAGTTAATGAGGAGATCAACGAGGAATG GATTGCAGACAAATCCCGGTTCTCATATGATGGTCTTAAAAGGCAAAGATTGGTAACACCAATGCTGAAAGATAATAAAGGAGAGCTTAAGCCTGTGGATTGGGAAGCAGCACTTTTGACAGTTGCCAAGCAGATCAAAAACGCTG GATCTAGCATTGGAGCTGTGGCAGGAGGTCTGGCAGATGCAGAAGTGTTAGTGGCTGTCAAGGACTTTTTAAACAGACTGGGTTCAGAGGCTTTATGCACTGAACATACCTTCCCCATGGATGGATCTGGCACTGACTTGCGCTCTAGTTATTTACTCAATAACGGCATAGCAGGAGCTGAAGACGCTGATTTTGTGTTGCTTGTGGGTACTAATCCTAGGTTTGAAGCTCCTCTCTTGAATTCCCG ACTGCGAAAGGCTTATGTGCACAATGAATTGGACGCAGCTTTAATCGGCCCCAAAGTGGATCTCCGGTACAATTACACACATTTAGGCAATAGTCCCAGTATCTTACAACAATTAACCGGCGGTCAGCACGATATTTGTAAGAAATTGCAGTCCGCCAAAAAACCATTGATTATCGTCGGTTCTGAGGTGTTGGAAAGACCGGATGGAAGTGCTATTTTGGCCGCTGCTCAGAAACTATCGGCGAGCGCAAGACCTCAAGAAGAGAGCTGGAAAGTGTTGAATATTCTTCATAAAGTGGCGAGTCAA GTCGCAGCTTTAGACATTGGTTACAGTCCAGGAGTGAACAAAATCAGAGAATTAAACCCGAAAGTATTATTTCTTCTGGGGGCTGACGAGGGAGCCATCGAAAAATCCGATTTATCAAACGATACTTTCGTAATCTATTTAG GACATCATGGAGACCATGGAGCTTCAGTAGCCGATGCCATTTTGCCTGGAGCAGCTTATACGGAGAAACAGGCCACTTATGTCAACACTGAAGGCAGGGCGCAGCAAACTTTGGCAGCAGTAGCTCCTCCCGGAAGGGCCAGAGACGACTGGAAAATCATAAGGGCCCTTTCGGAGATTGTAGGAGCCAAATTACCTTACGACAATATGAATGAAATTCGCGGTAGATTGGAGGAAGTGGCTCCGCATTTGATACGATATGGTGAAGCCGAGAATGCTAATTTCTTCAAGCAGGCACAGGAATTGGCTAAG AGTATCAAAACTCAGTTGGATAGTGCTCCATTTGATGTGAAACTGAAAGAGCTTTCTGACTATTTTATGACCGACTCGATCAGTCGGGCTTCGCCGACGATGGCGAAGTGTGTGCAGGCAGTGCTCAAACAAAAGCAGTCCAAGTTTTAA